Part of the Burkholderia sp. FERM BP-3421 genome, TATCCGGTAATACTAACTGCGCACGCCGCCGCCGCGAAGCGTGCGCCAAAAACCATGCGCATGACGGGGTTCTTGAACACATTGGTATCGGGAACGCACTCGTCCATGACTGCTCCAGACAGCCTGCCTGTTGTCGAATGGTTTTCCCTGGCCGATCTCGCGGCGTGCCGCGCGCCGGCCGCCGGGCCCGCCTCGGAGGCGCCGGCCGTTCTTACCGGGCCCCGTTCCGTCTTCGGTCAATCCGACTGCTTCGGCTATGCGCTCGCCGACACGCCCGACCGGCTGCGCCGCGCAGGCTTCGCCACGCTCGGCTACAGCGCCTACGACATGATCGGCCGGCGCGTGCTCGGCGCCTACGTGCTGAGCGCGTTCGCGCCGGCGTCGTTTGCGCGCGCCTACCTGGCGCAAGGGCTCCACGACGCGGATGCGCGCTTCGCCGAGTTGCGGCGCAGCGGTTTTCCGGTTGCCTGGCGGCTCGACGCGCTCGAGGCCGAGGCGCGGCGCGAGGCGGACCCGCGCGCGCGTTCGCTCGCCGCGCTGCTGCGCGCGCATGCGATGCACAGCGGCGTGATGTTCAGCCTGGCCGAGCCGCGCCTCGGCCTGCGCATCGTCGTGAACCTCGATTCGCCCCTGCCCGACGCCGACTGGATCGACGATCGCGTGGTCGGCGGCGCGCTCGCCTTGAGCCTCGGCGTGCATCGCGCGGCGCAGCCCTGGCTCGACGCGCGGATCGGCGCGCGCCGGCCGGCCGCGCTCGAGGCGGAGCAGGCGGGCGTGCTCGAACGGCTGGTGCGCGGCCTGTCCGATCAGGAGATCGCCGACGCGATGCGCATGTCCACGCATCGCGTCGGCGCGCAGATCCGCATGCTCGAAAAGCTGTTCAACGCGCGCAACCGCGCGCAGCTTGCCTATCTCGCCGCACGGCGGATGCATGGGTGAACGGTGCGCGCGCAGCGTAATAGTCGCGGGCTTTGTGTCTCTCGGCGGGCTGGATGCGAATATTTTTCAGGTAAAAAAAGGGGGGCTGGCCGACCCGAATAATTGACGATT contains:
- a CDS encoding autoinducer binding domain-containing protein, which codes for MTAPDSLPVVEWFSLADLAACRAPAAGPASEAPAVLTGPRSVFGQSDCFGYALADTPDRLRRAGFATLGYSAYDMIGRRVLGAYVLSAFAPASFARAYLAQGLHDADARFAELRRSGFPVAWRLDALEAEARREADPRARSLAALLRAHAMHSGVMFSLAEPRLGLRIVVNLDSPLPDADWIDDRVVGGALALSLGVHRAAQPWLDARIGARRPAALEAEQAGVLERLVRGLSDQEIADAMRMSTHRVGAQIRMLEKLFNARNRAQLAYLAARRMHG